One genomic window of Tachypleus tridentatus isolate NWPU-2018 chromosome 12, ASM421037v1, whole genome shotgun sequence includes the following:
- the LOC143234728 gene encoding uncharacterized protein LOC143234728 isoform X5: protein MVLEVVFQLKLKNKKVKMMLHLKRRLRKDVTEFPKKLYLRKLSVLFLMLLMELSRFCCSWLSSTELQGEGASFCGVTDEVPFCG, encoded by the exons TAAAACTCAA AAATAAGAAAGTCAAAATGATGTTACACCTGAAAAGAAGGCTGAGGAAAGATGTGACAGAATTTCCAA AAAAACTGTACCTCAGAAAACTGTCAGTTCTTTTCCTGATGCTCCTAATGGAATTAAGCAG ATTCTGTTGTTCTTGGCTGTCTTCAACTGAGCTACAAGGTGAAGGAGCTTCTTTCTGTGGTGTGACTGATGAAGTACCCTTCTGTGGATGA